A single genomic interval of Streptococcus suis harbors:
- a CDS encoding ABC transporter permease codes for MLNKYKNLALPLMAVVSGILLGAIVMLVFGYDPIWGYEELFYSAFGNIKSIGEIFRAMAPLVFTALGFAVASRAGFFNVGLSGQAYVGWVFAGWFALANPDLPRPVLILGTVLIAMLAGGIAGAIPGILRAYLGTSEVIVTIMMNYILLYSCNYIIRDVFADSLMKNTDSTVNVSANASYQTEWLRALTDNSRMNIGIFFAIIAVFVIWFLLTKTTLGFEIRSVGLNPTASDYAGMSAKRTIILSMVISGALAGLGGAIQGLGTFQNVYIQSGNLDIGFNGMSVALLASNSPLGIPLAAFLFGVLSVGAPGMVRAQIPPELINVVTASIIFFIGVKFIFEQLLKSRNKAKGAK; via the coding sequence ATGCTTAATAAATATAAGAATTTGGCCCTTCCATTAATGGCTGTGGTCAGCGGTATCCTACTTGGAGCGATTGTCATGCTTGTTTTTGGCTACGATCCAATTTGGGGGTATGAAGAGTTATTCTATTCAGCTTTTGGTAATATCAAATCAATTGGTGAAATTTTCCGTGCAATGGCACCACTTGTTTTCACTGCTCTCGGTTTCGCAGTAGCTAGTCGTGCAGGTTTCTTCAACGTTGGTTTGTCTGGTCAGGCTTATGTTGGTTGGGTTTTTGCTGGATGGTTTGCCTTGGCAAATCCTGACTTACCACGTCCCGTTTTGATTTTGGGAACAGTCTTGATTGCTATGTTGGCAGGCGGTATTGCTGGAGCTATTCCAGGTATTCTACGTGCCTATTTGGGAACAAGTGAAGTTATCGTTACGATTATGATGAACTACATCTTACTCTATTCATGTAACTATATCATTCGTGATGTATTTGCAGATAGTTTGATGAAGAATACAGACTCGACAGTTAACGTGTCAGCAAATGCCTCTTACCAAACAGAGTGGCTCCGTGCATTGACAGATAACTCACGTATGAATATTGGTATTTTCTTTGCCATTATTGCAGTTTTTGTGATTTGGTTCCTATTGACCAAAACGACTCTTGGTTTTGAGATTCGCTCAGTGGGGCTTAACCCAACAGCATCGGATTATGCGGGTATGTCTGCGAAACGTACGATTATTCTATCTATGGTTATTTCAGGTGCTCTTGCGGGTCTTGGGGGAGCTATCCAAGGTTTGGGTACTTTCCAAAACGTTTATATCCAAAGCGGTAACTTGGATATTGGTTTCAATGGTATGTCAGTAGCGCTTTTAGCTTCTAATTCACCGTTAGGTATTCCATTGGCTGCCTTTCTATTCGGTGTTCTTTCTGTCGGTGCCCCAGGTATGGTACGTGCACAGATTCCACCTGAATTGATCAACGTTGTTACGGCATCAATCATTTTCTTTATCGGTGTGAAATTTATTTTTGAACAATTATTAAAATCTAGAAATAAAGCGAAAGGAGCGAAATAA
- a CDS encoding ABC transporter ATP-binding protein codes for MTKDYVIEMRNITKIFGEFVANDHINLNVRRGEIHALLGENGAGKSTLMNMLAGLLEPTSGEIVINGQSVKIDSPSKAAQLGIGMVHQHFMLVDAFTVAENIILGSETTKGGVIDLKKAIAEIKELSAKYGLEVDPTAKVADISVGAQQRVEILKTLYRGADLLIFDEPTAVLTPAEIAELLKIMKALVEEGKSIILITHKLDEIRAVADSVTVIRRGKSIETVAVEGATNQDLAEWMVGRSVSFKTEKVEASPKEVILSIKDLVVNENRGIPAVKGLSLDVRAGEVVGIAGIDGNGQSELIQAITGLRKVKSGSITIKGEEVVGKTPRKITEMQVSHVPEDRHRDGLVLPMTVAENFALQTYYKEPISKNGILNYNIINEKARALMEEFDVRGASELVPIKALSGGNQQKAIIAREIDRNPDLFIVSQPTRGLDVGAIEYIRKRLIAERDKGKAVLVVSFELDEILDVSDRIAVIHDGVIHGIVEPAKTNKQELGVLMAGGHIEKGEEHA; via the coding sequence ATGACTAAGGATTATGTCATTGAAATGCGCAATATCACTAAGATATTTGGTGAATTTGTAGCAAATGACCACATCAATTTGAATGTCAGACGTGGTGAAATCCATGCCCTTCTTGGTGAGAATGGTGCGGGTAAATCTACTCTGATGAACATGCTTGCTGGCTTGTTGGAACCTACAAGCGGTGAAATTGTTATCAACGGTCAATCCGTGAAGATTGACTCTCCATCCAAAGCAGCCCAATTGGGTATTGGTATGGTGCACCAACATTTTATGTTGGTTGATGCTTTCACAGTTGCTGAGAACATCATTCTTGGTTCTGAAACCACCAAAGGTGGCGTGATTGACCTTAAAAAAGCTATCGCAGAAATTAAAGAACTTTCTGCTAAATATGGTCTTGAAGTTGATCCAACTGCAAAGGTTGCAGATATTTCTGTGGGTGCACAGCAACGTGTAGAAATCCTTAAAACACTTTACCGTGGAGCAGACCTTTTAATTTTTGATGAGCCGACAGCTGTATTGACCCCTGCGGAAATTGCAGAGCTCTTGAAAATTATGAAAGCCTTGGTTGAAGAAGGTAAATCTATTATTTTGATTACGCACAAATTGGATGAAATTCGTGCAGTTGCCGATAGTGTAACAGTTATTCGTCGAGGTAAATCGATCGAAACAGTTGCCGTTGAGGGAGCAACAAACCAAGATTTGGCTGAGTGGATGGTTGGACGTTCCGTTTCCTTTAAAACAGAGAAAGTTGAAGCGAGTCCTAAAGAAGTCATTTTGTCAATTAAGGATTTGGTTGTCAATGAAAACCGTGGTATTCCAGCAGTTAAGGGCTTGTCGCTTGATGTTCGAGCAGGTGAGGTTGTTGGTATTGCCGGTATCGACGGAAACGGTCAAAGTGAGTTGATTCAGGCAATCACTGGTTTACGTAAGGTAAAATCTGGCTCAATCACTATCAAAGGTGAGGAAGTAGTTGGTAAAACTCCACGTAAAATTACAGAAATGCAAGTGAGCCACGTTCCCGAAGATCGTCATCGCGATGGACTCGTTCTTCCGATGACTGTTGCTGAGAACTTTGCGCTTCAAACTTACTATAAAGAACCGATTTCAAAAAATGGTATCTTGAACTATAATATCATTAATGAAAAAGCACGCGCGTTAATGGAAGAATTTGACGTTCGTGGGGCGAGTGAACTCGTCCCAATCAAGGCTCTTTCAGGCGGTAACCAGCAAAAGGCTATTATCGCGCGTGAAATCGATCGCAACCCAGACCTTTTCATTGTTAGCCAACCAACACGCGGTTTGGACGTTGGTGCTATTGAGTATATTCGTAAACGTCTCATTGCAGAACGTGATAAGGGTAAGGCTGTTCTTGTTGTCAGCTTCGAATTGGATGAAATTTTGGATGTATCAGATAGAATTGCTGTTATCCATGATGGTGTCATCCATGGTATTGTTGAACCTGCTAAGACCAATAAACAAGAGTTAGGTGTCTTGATGGCAGGTGGACATATTGAGAAGGGAGAAGAACATGCTTAA
- a CDS encoding BMP family lipoprotein — MNKKLVGLGLAAVAAVSLAACGNRASKSSSSEASSSADTSVKAAIVTDIGGVDDRSFNQSAWEGLQEWGNAAGLSKGNGYDYFQSASESDYITNLDSAVAGGYNLVFGIGFALESAIAEVAPNNPDTHYIIVDSVVPDQDNVVSVGFADHEASYLAGVAAAKSTKTNHVGFIGGMEGVIIDRFEAGFVAGAKSVNKDIKITIDYAGSFGDAAKGQTLAAAQYAAGADVIFHASGGTGNGVFAAAKAENETRNEADKVWVIGVDRDQSAEGEYTSKDGKSSNFVLASTLKQVGTSVKDIATKAVAGEFPGGQVLQFSLKDKGVELAETNLSEDASKAVADAKQAILDGKVEVPEKP, encoded by the coding sequence ATGAACAAGAAACTTGTTGGACTTGGTCTAGCAGCTGTTGCGGCTGTATCTTTGGCTGCATGTGGTAACCGTGCTTCAAAAAGCAGTAGCTCAGAAGCATCTTCATCAGCGGACACATCTGTGAAAGCTGCTATCGTTACTGACATTGGTGGTGTTGATGACCGTTCATTCAACCAATCTGCATGGGAAGGTCTTCAAGAATGGGGTAATGCAGCTGGTCTTTCTAAAGGTAATGGCTACGATTACTTCCAATCAGCTAGTGAATCAGATTATATCACAAACCTTGATTCAGCTGTTGCTGGTGGTTACAATCTTGTGTTCGGTATTGGTTTTGCCTTGGAGAGTGCGATTGCTGAGGTTGCGCCAAATAATCCTGACACACACTATATAATCGTGGATAGTGTTGTTCCAGATCAAGACAACGTAGTCAGCGTAGGTTTCGCAGACCATGAAGCATCATATCTTGCTGGTGTTGCTGCAGCTAAGTCAACTAAGACAAACCACGTAGGTTTCATCGGTGGTATGGAAGGTGTTATCATCGATCGCTTTGAAGCTGGTTTCGTTGCGGGTGCTAAGTCTGTAAACAAAGACATCAAGATTACAATTGACTATGCAGGTTCATTTGGTGATGCTGCTAAAGGTCAAACTCTTGCAGCTGCTCAATATGCTGCAGGTGCAGACGTGATCTTCCACGCTTCTGGTGGTACTGGTAACGGTGTATTTGCTGCTGCTAAAGCAGAAAATGAAACTCGTAATGAAGCAGATAAAGTTTGGGTAATCGGTGTTGACCGTGACCAATCAGCAGAAGGTGAATACACTTCTAAAGATGGTAAGTCTTCTAACTTTGTATTGGCTTCAACATTGAAACAAGTTGGTACTTCAGTTAAAGATATTGCAACTAAAGCTGTTGCAGGTGAATTCCCTGGTGGTCAAGTACTTCAATTCTCATTGAAAGATAAAGGTGTTGAATTGGCAGAAACTAACCTTTCAGAAGATGCTTCTAAAGCAGTTGCAGATGCTAAGCAAGCTATCTTGGATGGTAAAGTAGAAGTTCCTGAAAAACCTTAA
- a CDS encoding cytidine deaminase has product METIDLIELAVKNSQKAYVPYSKFPVSAVLVAKTGEIFTGVNIENASFGLTNCAERTAIFKAISEGVKDFSEIIIYGETEKPISPCGACRQVMAEFFDKDLKVTLVAKDKSTVEMTVGELLPYSFTDLT; this is encoded by the coding sequence ATGGAGACTATTGATTTAATTGAATTAGCTGTAAAAAACAGTCAAAAAGCATACGTACCGTACTCAAAGTTTCCAGTTAGTGCAGTTCTTGTAGCTAAGACAGGGGAAATATTTACGGGTGTAAACATTGAAAATGCAAGCTTTGGTTTGACCAATTGCGCTGAAAGGACAGCTATTTTCAAGGCCATTTCTGAAGGTGTGAAAGATTTTTCTGAAATCATTATTTATGGCGAAACAGAAAAGCCAATATCTCCTTGTGGAGCTTGTCGCCAAGTTATGGCAGAATTTTTTGATAAGGATTTAAAAGTGACCTTGGTCGCTAAAGATAAATCGACAGTCGAGATGACAGTCGGGGAATTACTTCCATATTCCTTTACAGACTTAACTTAG
- the deoC gene encoding deoxyribose-phosphate aldolase, with amino-acid sequence MKLNKYIDHTILKPETTQEQVEKILAEAKEYDFASVCVNPTWVALAAESLKDSDVKVCTVIGFPLGANTPAVKAFETKDAISKGADEIDMVINIGALKTGNYDLVLEDIKAVVAASGDKLVKVIIEACLLTDDEKVKACQLSQEAGADYVKTSTGFSTGGATVADVALMRRTVGPDMGVKASGGARSYEDAIAFIEAGASRIGASSGVAIMNGAQADGDY; translated from the coding sequence ATGAAATTGAATAAATATATTGACCATACAATCTTGAAACCTGAGACAACACAAGAGCAGGTTGAAAAGATTTTGGCAGAAGCAAAAGAATATGATTTTGCAAGTGTCTGTGTTAACCCAACTTGGGTTGCTTTAGCAGCTGAAAGCTTGAAAGATAGTGATGTAAAAGTTTGTACGGTTATTGGTTTCCCTCTCGGAGCAAACACACCTGCTGTAAAAGCTTTCGAAACAAAAGATGCAATTTCAAAAGGAGCAGATGAGATTGACATGGTTATCAATATCGGTGCTCTGAAAACTGGAAATTACGATTTGGTTTTGGAGGATATTAAAGCTGTTGTAGCAGCAAGTGGTGATAAACTAGTCAAAGTTATCATCGAAGCATGCCTCCTTACTGATGATGAGAAAGTGAAAGCTTGTCAATTATCTCAAGAAGCTGGTGCGGACTATGTTAAAACATCTACAGGATTTTCTACAGGCGGTGCCACAGTAGCGGATGTTGCCTTAATGAGAAGAACAGTAGGACCTGACATGGGAGTGAAGGCTTCAGGTGGTGCACGTTCGTATGAAGATGCCATTGCCTTTATCGAAGCAGGAGCGTCTCGTATTGGTGCGTCATCAGGCGTGGCAATCATGAATGGAGCACAGGCGGATGGAGACTATTGA